Below is a window of Colias croceus chromosome 15, ilColCroc2.1 DNA.
ttcataataacaGGTTTGTAATCAAAGTACCTACTATCCTAAAAGTTAACTTTAGTGTTACATATGGCACCTACTTAGGTGGTGAGCGTCCATTAACTACAGCAGGGCTGTCTTTCCACGACTTTCCTTTCGGTTTCACAGTTGTCACTTTCCTTTTAACCACCCTCTTGACTGTCACTTCTTTATCGGAGAGCAATCTACGCTTTGGCCTAACTTTTTTCTCCTCAATCGTGAAGGAATCATCGAAAATATCACCACTGGAGTTaacactattattttttaatgttttttcacCAATCATTTCACATATAGGGCTGTCGAAAGTGACTTGTCGCGGACTCCTTTTACTCCTGTTTCCAGATGTTTGCGTCGCAATGTTCGCATGATTTTTCTTTACAGGTGGAGTCGCCTTTGgtgctattttaattttctttactttAACAACATATGAAGGCTCTAAGGATTTCCTTTTCTTTGTGATACTCGTGTTTTTATCAGGCTCCGTGTTCTCTGTGTCGTCTAATTTCTGCGCTTTTTTTGTTCGTTTCGGTTTTAGTTCTCCATTTTGTTTGGGTACTCGTTTCTTTGGCACAACTTGTTCCTCATCAGACTCCTGATCCCCTGATTGTAATTTGTTTCCTTTCTTTTTATTAGTTGAAGTAAACTCTAGTTTGCTGGTTTTCGTTTTTCCTTCCTTTTTGAGGTAGGCCTCGAATAACTGCCGACATTTTGTATAGTCAACACTATCTTTTGGTTTTAAAGAGTTTATGTATTCAAAGAATTTGATTAACGcttctgaaaaataaaaacatatttatgaatatgcTGAATTACggataatgtttatatttaatctatgttGAGCTCAATTTAACTACAAATTGCAAGTCTCTATAACTTTATACAttcaataaaatctataaaacataataaaatctaaaatccatgttaaaatattctgtTAAATCTTACCAGGCACATTAGAACTCAGCTTGTTGACCTCGCTCCTAACATTTTTCAAGAAGTCCTCCTTCATAGCCTGCACCTTTTTGGGCTGCTGCAGCGATTTCTCCCATGGGAGCTCTCCCACGATCCACTGCAGCATGTTGTAGCCTAAGATCTCCAGGTCCCCTCGCATTGTTGCCACTagaataaaattagttttttcaaGTTGCAAGATAAGTAAAAACATATAGACCATCTTTTTTTGAGTTTCAAAGCttagttaaaacttaataGAAGTCTATAGCACATTCAATTTTACTGTTATTgtatatcaataaaaagtaaacaacaTGTTTGTAAATACACTTAAACAAATTAACCTCATTCTTAATCcatgtaaatatattaatattcttCTTTATGCCACTAATTACTACTCTAGAAATATATAACAGCATAATTACAGTCcaattaatacttaattaatcCTAATGACTGTAGCTCTTATTTTTTAGCATTATTATGTTAACTACTAGCACTAACTGttgaatagaaatattttttatcctgGTTGGATTCAAAATTTCATGGAaaagatattatgtataccaACGTCAGATACATGACACATACTACATACCTCCTAAATGTGCATCCCTGCTTGTATACTCAATAGTTCCATTATGAGCACATTTTGGATCAGGTTTAAACTCCTTTTCATTAACTCTCGTAGCTAATCCAAAGTCCACTAGATATGCTTGGTTCTCTGTCCCTTTCTTAAGACCTAGTAGAATATTAGCTCCTTTTATATCAGCATGAACATAACCCTTGGTGTGTATGTATTCTAAGACGTCTAACTGGAAATGGGTATAAAATGGGTGATAGCaatttagtaataattttatattcacaTATTAACAGCTAGAGTTTATGAACAATCAATACCTTATGAATTTCAAAGGAAAGTATTTTGtcatgaatgaaaatattttttcatatcaAACTAACATATTCTGTCTTttcaataacaaaattttgttttgtatattaataacaGCTTACCATTTGAAGGCCTATTTGGAAGACTGTAGTAGGTGGAAATGATCTGCCCGAGTCCTTGAACAATGTCCACAAATCCTTTCCATACCTCTCAAGTACCAGGTATCTGTACTTCTCACCTTTGAAATTATGAGAACCATTTCCATAGTAACTGGGCATTCCAAATGTGGATAATTTTTTCTCCTTCATGAATTTAGCAACTGTAATCGGCAAATGTAATGTATAAATCAATGTAATTTTTCTTTCaagattttattacaaacCCATTCTCCAAATTACTAAATATACAACtcttatcttatttttattttattatatacaaacatatgaatacGATACATATGGCTACTTACTATCATCTTTATTGGCgtttctaatataaaaatgctttTCAACAAACAATGGACCGTTTTCGTGTGGTtcctaaaataacaaaaaaatatgtgatCACTCTGCATAAGTGTTTTGGACTGCATACAGGctaggtataattttatagccactgaattttaaaactttacttaCAATCTTTACAACAAATGGATAGTTAGTGCCTTTTTTAGGCGAAGCTTCGTGGTCGCACGCAGAGTATATTTCACCAAAACCACCAACACCTATAGAAGGCCCGATTCTCCATTTCTTCTTTCCTATTGTGTCGTGAATTACCTCCCCTGAGGGTATGGGAGCAGGCATTTTATAGCCATTAGCTTTTTTCTTCGGCGCTGCCGCTTTTTTCCCTCTTCCACTCATTATATCTATGTTAAAGGGtatctaattaaaatatgtttagtaTCACATTTATCactatgttaatattaaaattatacaatgatcttttccaataaaaatattttataaaacatacacAAAAGCAATTCTTGAAATAATTGAATCAAGCGTCGTTTTCTATTTTGAGTGTTGATTTGACATAAGACAAGCGTCAAGCCCAATGTCAAGCCGTATGCGTGACCGCCATTAAAGGGCTGATAGACGtacgagtaagtacgcgaacttaagtggctcgacgacctttttcgctcgtgtgtcaccccaagtacgcgtacttaaaaaccgtcgagtaagttcgttgacgatccaacatatttgaaattttaaaggggtgacagacgtacgagtaagtacgcgaacttgtggctcgacgacctttttcgctcgtgtgtcaccccaagtacgcgtacttaaaaaccgtcgagtaagttcgttgacgatccaacatgtttgaaattttactcgaaGCCCGCCTTGGCTCGCACGTCTGTCACCGCCGGTAGAGCTTGGTCAGTAGCTTCTCGCGTGTCACCGATATCGAATGTCTCTATGTCATCAACAGAGggaattttatgttattcaggaattaaatatagacatttttaatttaataaccagcacttatttttaagttaaatagcattctaacaaaataaatgttcaaaaattgaaggatattttcttttttactattatattttgagggtactttacaaaaaaagagcgtgtgcgCCGAGCCCACGCgtcaggagtgaaacttcCTTGGCGTGATTCAAAGATACCTTCGCcaatattcaattatattatattcattcatattatttatattaaattatattcataaaataaaactaaaagagAAAACGAAATCAGAAAAAGTGGGTGAAAAACTGGCTTAAAAAAGAGAGCGTTTATCCCAAGTAACTTTGGTGAAGGAGCTACGATGTAGAAGAAAGACTTGCGTAATAATTTAAGGATGCCTGAGCCATTATATGATGAACTTTTGCACTTAGTAACACCTATTATATCTAGACAGGCTAGGCTCGCGGCTCGCGGCTCGCGGCGGTGACAGACGTGCGAGCCAAGGCGGGCttcgagtaaaatttcaaacatgttggatcgtcaacgaacttactcgacggtttttaagtacgcgtacttggggtgacacacgagcgaaaaaggtcgtcgagccacaagttcgcgtacttactcgtaCGTCTGTCAGCCCTTTTAGAAACATCATCATCAATcatcaatcatcatcatcatcatcaatacataatataataaaattgtagaaaagtAGTGTCTGTACAattgaaatatgtaaaaaaaaattagcaggtgTTAATTGGTACaattgttaattgtttattgttgATCACAATTGAATCGTGCCCGAATCCAAAACTGttgttgaaaaaatttttgtctgtttgtctgtatgtttgaacACGCTTATCTCAaaaacggcttatccgatttagatgcggttttcacaaatatattatggcttcatttaacatttagtgtttatttcacgTTAAtcggttaataaataaaaaagttatgaccatttaagtaatcacggcgaacatttgctaaggcattcttTATTgatacactgtacagtgtacgataataattaattaataacataatataaataaatttattacctacgtAAGTTATACGCTACAGTTATTCCTTGACAAGTCCAGATTGTCATATCGAAAGTCCCCAAGGGGGGGCGGGGTAAGCTGAGGGTGCAGTAGGGGGGGAGGAGTTCAAAGGAcctttatttagatttttgctCAGCCTAAAACCTGCACAAATTGCATTATAGTTACTTCTAGGTAAATTTTCTACATAAAATTTCCTATAAATTATgtcgtaggtattatatttttaacccccGACGCAAAAAGAGGGGACGTGTTATGACCGctatgtgtgtttgtgtgtctgtctgtgcCACCGTAGCCCGCTAACGAGTAATAAGAATTAGATGCGGTATTTGTGAGGGGGAATATTTTCCGACGCTGGTTCTTAGATATAGtttatcaaaatctgttcatccatttattatatataggggtaaaagtgggaatgaaaaaaacgaatattgtaatttataccCAAGTGACAAATCAAATGAAAGTACACGACCTGTCAGAACAATTAgtcaaatttatcaaaatcggttcatccatttatttgatatagggGTAAAAAtcagaataataaatgaattttatcaaatttaccCAAGTGACAAATCTAATGAAAGGCATGGCGTGTAAAGTACAATTAGatgtattttatcaaaattggttcatccatttattggatataggtataaaagtgtgaataaaaaaaatgcattttgtCAAATATACATCGAAGAGaagagtactgaaaaatagtactcacttcagagcgctgtaaaaccttagctattgacataatgaaaaaatgatgtatgtaaaagttgttcctcgaaaaacaatctacaaaaatggtctgatatcatttcttcgtaaaatgataaataacaattttatcgaaacatttaaatagctctaatttctgaacattttcacttgtaaattttttatttatagttctacgacaaaaagttactggaccaaagttgtagagaatttaatttgcaacaaataatgttaacaattttttttttatcagataaacagtttaagagatatatcgtaaaaaccatttcaaccactattttcaagatggcggccgtgggacaagggtggcgaccccacaaacttggttttagcttcacattgaacccccctacacatccaaaaaataaaattgcgtcctctaaaaaacgcAAGGTTAggccaaaaaaatgtaacatttcaatggactattgACTCGTGGTGCAACTCGGTGACTCGAATCGTGCCTAGGGGCTCGGACGTTGATTATACGAcgttcgacccaactaccctcactttgctaatagtggttgacttgctgcgatttgttatcaactaccaatcaattaggtagctgtgtagaatcgcagttCATTCTaattacattcaaactaatatttaaaccCGGCCTCACGTGTTATTTCTTACATCAGAAGTGGGATAGAATTCAAGCccatactttttaaatgtgtttaagTTTACGTAGTTTTGTAACGGCACAACTACAGGCGTTtgtgttttttcgtgcgttgTGTAAAGTAAAAGTTTGTTACATGGATTATTGTAACGGGAATGTAGTTGATCGAAGGAATTGTGTGTGCTATCTGGCCGCAGTCCAGGGTAGTTGTGTCTCTTTGTGATAAGCGATCACAAATGAGTTGGTGTTGTTCCCATGATACGCTAaccatatataaaaaagtactctGTGACGCTAACGAAGTGCCTTTGTCATGTGGAGTGATTGGTGATCTGTAAGATCAGTGTGGCCGAGGCAGTGTGTTTTTGAAATCCCGAGATGAACTACCGTAGTATTGTAGTACGAGAAAAGGCGTACGAGGACGTACGATTGTCAGTATGGCCGTGTTAGAcataacttttgatttaaaatttttgtggatgaatagttgtcaatgtagttgtatttatttcatgtcTGATTTCTgaacatgcttagctgtcgaatactataaaaagccGCTTTCTTTTGActcgtggcgcattcgtacgaatcgtgcctagGGGCTCGGACGTTATTTATACGACGTTTGACCCAGTTGGGTCAAACGTCGTAGTGAGGGTAGTTACCCTCACTTTGTAAATAGTCGTTGGCTAGCTGCGATTTTTTATCAACTACCTgcatcaattaggtagctgagtagaatcgcagtacattcttattacattcaaactaatatttaacccggccTCGCGTGTAATTTCTCACAATAGGGTTAAAAGtgggaatttaaaaaaaacgaatgttgtcaaatatacccaagtgacatatcaaatgaaagtgCATAACGTGTGAAAGTACCtacaattagtcatatttttatccaattcggTTTATCCATTTATTGGATTATAGcagtaaaagtgggaatgaataaTCGAATGTGGTTAAATAATACACTCAAGCGGCATATGAAATGAAAGGGTATGAcgtgtgaattacaattagtctggttttatcaaaatctgttcatccgtttattacatATAGTGCACCTAAGGGGTGATAGTGGAAATAAATAATCCAAATGAAGCATCAAAGGATATGAcgtgtacatataggtacaattagacatggtttacatcaaaatcggttctgccatttactagggGTGAAAGGGAAAAGTTGAAAGTTTGTGAAAGTAGAAGGATATGGGAGCGGGAGGATAGCCATACCCTGGAAATATTAAACTCTTTTATACCTATGTTTTTTAGctcagtttagtaataaattttactaatagtttttttgtgttattattgatttaatttattttatttcttaactgTAAAATAATCTGCAAgtgcttattattatttaattgtttatggtagaacgtgtttactcaataattgTGTGTTAAGTAGTTtactatgcagtcactattccacgcggacgaagtcgcgggcacagctagtagataataaaaataactaaaaagtCTATTCACGTCTCGACACACACCATGAATCCAGCGGACGCATTCCTAAAAAAGTCTCTCGAAACCCAATGAatcaatgaaaattaaattattgattccgaaaataacaattattcaCTATATGCGACAATTCTGATTATTCAGTGTTAAAATTTTCGATATTAATACTAACATAAACAGATTCCGTTGAGCCCTGAGGATTTTTTGAAAGTGTTAGTCATCgtaatataattactattataataagatttttACTTGTAGAACAAGAAGATGCTGATCTCAATAACCAATACTGTAGTTAAGTCACTAGAGAAGTCTTTGAAGACGAtcaaaacatacattttaaaaagaaaattttaaaatattcgttAAACTAGTTAGTTACTTGGTAAGTAACAGATTTCTTTCCGTTAAAAATCTATAGACCCATAATGCGATTGATGCGATGATCGTAATTGACATGGAGCAAGAACATGCgcaataaaacacaatatttaaaaaatatagtatattttcatgttttatattgttgtatTTACAATTTCACTTTTAAACAAACATCTTCATTCTTCACTAGccttaaacataaaaatgaataatttaaattaaatgttttatttatttaaattaacgtattaatattatattagaacaaatattataatgtgtacaaaacaaaaatttagaTTATATCTAGCCACTACAAATGTAATCAACAAGATTAATacttatcaaattatttacacaacTTATACCACTATTACTTACTAGTTTCCAAGCAAAAGAGACAAAGAAAGCAATTTGAAAAGTGcactatatttaaaaagttgtaATTTTTGCTAACAAACGGCTTTTTTGCGTTGCTTGAAACTGAAAGTTAAATATGGCAATTGAACTAACAtttatctaatatttattttttgatatttaatacaaatcaTCTTCAATATCATCTTCATACGATAAGGAGTACCAGTCACGAGCGACATCTTCgtaaataattctttttaCGTCTTCGTCGTATTGTGGATGTAGTA
It encodes the following:
- the LOC123698055 gene encoding serine/threonine-protein kinase VRK1; protein product: MSGRGKKAAAPKKKANGYKMPAPIPSGEVIHDTIGKKKWRIGPSIGVGGFGEIYSACDHEASPKKGTNYPFVVKIEPHENGPLFVEKHFYIRNANKDDIAKFMKEKKLSTFGMPSYYGNGSHNFKGEKYRYLVLERYGKDLWTLFKDSGRSFPPTTVFQIGLQMLDVLEYIHTKGYVHADIKGANILLGLKKGTENQAYLVDFGLATRVNEKEFKPDPKCAHNGTIEYTSRDAHLGVATMRGDLEILGYNMLQWIVGELPWEKSLQQPKKVQAMKEDFLKNVRSEVNKLSSNVPEALIKFFEYINSLKPKDSVDYTKCRQLFEAYLKKEGKTKTSKLEFTSTNKKKGNKLQSGDQESDEEQVVPKKRVPKQNGELKPKRTKKAQKLDDTENTEPDKNTSITKKRKSLEPSYVVKVKKIKIAPKATPPVKKNHANIATQTSGNRSKRSPRQVTFDSPICEMIGEKTLKNNSVNSSGDIFDDSFTIEEKKVRPKRRLLSDKEVTVKRVVKRKVTTVKPKGKSWKDSPAVVNGRSPPK